A window of Sphingobacterium sp. SRCM116780 contains these coding sequences:
- a CDS encoding acetyl-CoA carboxylase carboxyltransferase subunit alpha has product MKTTFEFEKPIADLQLQIEKVEQVAQKTKVDMSATVLELQQKLANAEKEIYGNLSGWENVQMSRHPERPQTLDYIQMICEDFIELHGDRTVRDDKAIIGGFASIGGQSVMIIGHQKGKNTKERQYRNFGMANPEGYRKALRLMKMAEKFNKPVITLIDTMGAYPGLEAEERGQGEAIARNLLEMSVLKVPIICVVIGEGASGGALGIGIGDRVYMMEHTWYSVISPESCSSILWRSWDHKEKAAEALKLTSKDMFENGLIDGIIAEPLGGAHQNPELAAEFLKTKLVEDLAMLIAKDKDTLVDERIEKFSNMGVVVE; this is encoded by the coding sequence ATGAAAACAACATTTGAATTTGAAAAGCCAATTGCGGATTTGCAATTGCAAATAGAGAAAGTGGAACAAGTGGCTCAAAAAACGAAAGTTGATATGAGTGCTACTGTGTTAGAGCTACAACAAAAATTAGCAAACGCTGAAAAAGAGATATATGGTAATTTGTCTGGTTGGGAGAATGTGCAGATGTCACGTCATCCTGAAAGACCACAAACATTGGATTATATTCAGATGATTTGTGAAGACTTTATTGAATTACACGGTGATCGTACTGTAAGAGACGATAAAGCAATTATCGGAGGATTTGCCTCTATTGGAGGTCAATCAGTGATGATTATAGGTCATCAGAAAGGAAAAAACACAAAGGAGCGTCAATACCGTAATTTTGGTATGGCAAATCCAGAAGGTTACCGCAAGGCACTTCGTCTGATGAAAATGGCCGAAAAATTTAATAAGCCTGTTATTACATTAATTGATACAATGGGCGCTTATCCAGGTTTAGAAGCTGAAGAAAGAGGACAAGGTGAGGCCATTGCACGTAACTTATTAGAAATGTCTGTTTTAAAAGTACCTATTATATGTGTTGTGATTGGTGAAGGGGCGTCAGGTGGTGCACTTGGGATTGGTATAGGTGATCGCGTTTATATGATGGAGCATACTTGGTATTCTGTTATTTCTCCAGAGTCTTGTTCTTCTATCTTATGGAGAAGTTGGGATCATAAAGAAAAGGCAGCAGAGGCTTTAAAACTAACTTCTAAAGACATGTTTGAAAATGGTCTTATTGATGGTATTATTGCTGAACCGTTAGGTGGGGCACATCAAAATCCAGAATTAGCGGCAGAATTTCTAAAAACAAAATTAGTGGAAGATTTAGCGATGTTAATTGCTAAAGATAAAGATACATTAGTTGATGAACGCATAGAAAAATTTAGCAACATGGGTGTTGTTGTAGAATAA
- a CDS encoding OmpA family protein has product MIKNLNIITIALICSFSLFSCKQQAVIVNPGAVVSVDGTDDGLKDVKRDFENATRTDEGIKFTISSDLLFPTNSSYLSDKAKLELSKVAKLLKENKKKIRVDGHTDATGTEVYNQWLAEKRANSVKKFLTDAGIDDARILAKGIGQTKPVANNKTPEGRQKNRRVEVIILNSK; this is encoded by the coding sequence ATGATTAAAAATTTAAATATTATAACCATTGCTTTAATTTGTTCGTTTTCGTTGTTCTCATGCAAGCAACAGGCTGTTATCGTTAACCCGGGAGCTGTAGTAAGTGTTGATGGAACAGATGATGGTTTGAAAGATGTTAAACGAGATTTCGAGAATGCCACACGTACAGACGAAGGCATTAAATTTACAATTTCATCTGATTTATTGTTTCCTACAAATTCTTCCTATTTATCAGATAAAGCGAAATTGGAATTAAGTAAAGTAGCAAAACTTTTGAAAGAAAATAAAAAGAAGATTCGTGTTGACGGACATACGGATGCAACAGGTACTGAAGTCTATAACCAATGGTTAGCGGAGAAGAGAGCAAACTCAGTAAAGAAGTTTTTGACCGATGCTGGTATTGATGATGCTAGAATTTTAGCAAAAGGTATTGGACAAACAAAACCTGTAGCAAATAATAAGACACCTGAAGGCCGTCAAAAAAATAGACGAGTAGAAGTGATTATTTTAAATTCAAAATAG
- a CDS encoding DUF4822 domain-containing protein: MKALKQITLTLLVALCATLIFSCKKDSNTAPEKELSPSETLASTAWETTNAKDNAGNKVALTDANVSNFVGFAYFKADDTFTMFNLDDSPKMHGDWTVSADGKTRTIVAKNDAGATLFTRVVDITVLTKSEFTYRIYPNNDDKTVYFDIIHTPTTHKEPK; encoded by the coding sequence ATGAAAGCATTAAAACAAATCACATTAACACTTTTGGTAGCCTTATGTGCCACCCTGATTTTTAGCTGTAAAAAAGATAGCAATACCGCGCCCGAGAAAGAACTGTCTCCAAGCGAAACTCTGGCAAGTACAGCCTGGGAAACAACGAATGCAAAAGACAATGCCGGTAATAAAGTTGCATTAACAGATGCCAACGTATCTAATTTTGTCGGCTTTGCATACTTCAAAGCTGATGATACATTTACTATGTTCAATTTGGATGATTCTCCAAAAATGCATGGTGACTGGACTGTTTCTGCAGATGGGAAAACACGTACCATTGTTGCTAAAAATGATGCAGGCGCAACATTGTTTACGCGCGTAGTAGATATCACAGTACTAACAAAAAGCGAATTTACTTATAGGATATATCCAAATAACGACGATAAAACTGTATATTTCGATATTATTCATACACCGACTACACATAAAGAACCAAAGTAA
- a CDS encoding MFS transporter yields the protein MNNSEVRLEPKQQEQKNVEQKINPYTVKDKPLLTRSTLWLMTITTGVVVGNNYYNQPLLGLMAKDFRVTESQISIIAMLTQIGFALGLLFIVPLGDMMRRKKLILVTFSFMTISLIAMTIAPNLGFLCVASFLVGFTSVAPQMFVPMAAEMATPQKRNSAIGMVMSGLLLGILLSRVVSGFVGEIWGWKMIYYIAAVAMITLAALIFIKLPDIHPSFKGNYSKLMKSLIHLTETQPVLRLAAFRGALGFAGFSAFWIALVFHLEEAPFHAGSSVAGLFGLVGAVGALAAAFVGKIATRVPPFNIVLTATILLLISWMILYFGGYTYIGLVVGVILLDLGLQSMHIMNQSSFFALNLGANNRLNTVYMFSYFVGGSLGTFLASQAWKYYQWNGVIGIGIICTLLVLGAHIVYGKNGGGHHLSHG from the coding sequence ATGAACAATAGTGAAGTGCGGTTAGAACCCAAACAGCAAGAACAAAAAAATGTAGAACAAAAAATAAATCCCTATACAGTCAAGGATAAACCTTTGTTAACGCGTTCTACTTTATGGCTTATGACGATTACCACTGGTGTTGTCGTTGGTAATAATTACTACAATCAACCATTATTAGGATTAATGGCCAAAGATTTTAGGGTTACAGAATCTCAGATTAGTATTATAGCGATGCTGACACAGATTGGATTTGCACTTGGTTTGCTATTCATCGTTCCATTAGGAGATATGATGCGCAGGAAAAAGCTAATATTGGTAACATTTTCCTTTATGACCATTTCCCTTATAGCTATGACAATCGCTCCCAATTTAGGATTCCTCTGTGTTGCAAGCTTTCTGGTAGGATTTACATCCGTAGCACCACAAATGTTTGTTCCTATGGCAGCAGAAATGGCAACGCCCCAAAAAAGAAACTCAGCGATTGGCATGGTGATGAGCGGGTTATTATTAGGAATCCTATTGTCCAGAGTTGTTTCCGGGTTTGTTGGAGAGATCTGGGGTTGGAAAATGATTTATTATATTGCAGCAGTTGCCATGATAACCCTGGCTGCACTTATCTTTATTAAGTTGCCAGACATTCATCCTTCCTTTAAAGGAAATTACAGCAAACTAATGAAGTCTCTCATTCATTTGACCGAAACACAGCCGGTATTGCGACTGGCTGCATTTCGCGGGGCATTAGGGTTTGCAGGATTCAGTGCTTTTTGGATAGCGCTCGTATTTCATTTGGAAGAAGCTCCTTTTCATGCAGGATCTTCAGTCGCCGGATTATTTGGTTTGGTAGGAGCTGTTGGAGCGCTTGCTGCGGCATTTGTAGGAAAAATAGCCACACGCGTTCCGCCTTTTAATATTGTATTAACAGCTACGATACTTTTATTGATAAGTTGGATGATATTATATTTTGGTGGCTATACCTACATTGGATTAGTTGTAGGCGTAATATTGCTCGACCTTGGATTGCAATCTATGCATATAATGAATCAATCGAGTTTTTTTGCTTTGAATCTGGGAGCTAACAACAGGTTAAATACGGTTTATATGTTCAGCTATTTTGTAGGTGGTTCTCTGGGAACTTTTTTGGCTTCTCAAGCGTGGAAATATTACCAATGGAATGGTGTAATCGGCATCGGAATCATTTGTACCTTATTGGTTTTGGGTGCGCATATCGTCTATGGCAAAAACGGTGGGGGCCATCATTTGAGCCATGGTTAA
- a CDS encoding amidohydrolase has translation MENKTYILKNVLLETGFEFDGDEVVKTKTDLFCVEIESGKIKSIKPNDTNASAIDMKGSLMLPAFKDMHAHLDKMLFGLPWQAVSAKRKTVKDVIAYEQKMIPEWLKTSVERTEKMINFLQAYGTDFIRSHFNVDPTSGLESLKHLEKALQNKKATVDAELVAFPQHGLFYTDTLPLLKDVAKMDAVSFIGGVDPYSLDGSIEKAMGQIVQLAVDNNKGVDVHLHEMGESGIKTIEFLIDRALENPQLRGKAFISHAFALSRLSNTDAEKIAERLAHAGVGIVSSVPFGDIIMPIPILRKHGVEVLVGNDNIQDHWNTFGSGNMLQKANLISELYGYGTEWQLSRTLAFATRYKLPLDDNGNQQWPKAGDRADMVFLDASCSAEAVSRISPVKSLIHKGEVVL, from the coding sequence ATGGAAAACAAAACCTATATTTTAAAGAATGTATTGCTCGAAACGGGCTTTGAATTCGATGGTGATGAAGTCGTAAAAACCAAAACAGATTTGTTTTGTGTAGAAATAGAAAGCGGTAAAATCAAAAGTATCAAACCCAACGATACTAATGCTTCTGCAATTGATATGAAAGGAAGTCTCATGTTGCCGGCCTTCAAGGACATGCACGCCCATCTGGACAAAATGTTGTTCGGCTTGCCTTGGCAAGCCGTATCTGCGAAAAGGAAAACGGTTAAGGACGTGATTGCTTATGAACAGAAAATGATACCCGAATGGCTGAAAACTTCTGTTGAAAGAACTGAAAAAATGATAAATTTTTTACAGGCCTATGGTACCGATTTTATCCGTTCACATTTCAATGTTGACCCAACCTCTGGTCTGGAATCATTGAAACATCTGGAAAAAGCATTGCAGAACAAAAAGGCAACTGTAGATGCTGAATTAGTAGCTTTTCCGCAGCACGGCTTATTTTATACAGATACGCTTCCGCTTTTAAAAGATGTAGCAAAAATGGATGCGGTTAGTTTTATCGGAGGGGTAGATCCTTATTCGTTAGATGGCAGTATCGAAAAGGCAATGGGACAAATCGTACAACTGGCTGTTGACAACAACAAAGGTGTCGATGTTCACTTGCACGAAATGGGAGAAAGTGGTATTAAAACGATAGAATTTCTAATCGACAGAGCGCTGGAAAATCCGCAGCTACGTGGAAAAGCTTTCATAAGCCACGCGTTTGCGCTCAGCCGTCTTAGTAATACCGATGCCGAAAAAATAGCAGAAAGGCTTGCCCATGCAGGTGTAGGTATTGTTTCTTCTGTACCTTTTGGAGATATTATAATGCCTATTCCTATCCTTAGAAAACATGGTGTGGAAGTTTTGGTAGGGAACGATAACATTCAGGATCATTGGAATACTTTCGGCTCGGGTAATATGCTTCAAAAAGCGAACCTTATCAGCGAGCTCTACGGTTATGGAACCGAATGGCAACTATCAAGAACACTGGCTTTTGCTACTCGCTATAAATTGCCTTTGGATGATAACGGAAACCAGCAATGGCCAAAGGCGGGGGATCGTGCAGACATGGTGTTTTTAGATGCAAGTTGTTCGGCAGAAGCAGTATCCCGCATTTCTCCTGTAAAATCGCTTATCCACAAAGGAGAGGTTGTGCTTTAG
- a CDS encoding amidohydrolase, with protein sequence MKKSEISRKDFLKNTGLTVLGMAIIPGLLSAKGILSQGSNESASNFAKGTFTLKNVLLETGFEYDGDEVIHTKTGLFCVTISDGKIKSVTANKPNDSKAIDAKSLLMLPAFRDMHIHLDKTYYGGPWQAIRRRSGGVKGMIELEKQIIPGLLKNSVDHAEKLIELLQSRGTSYARSHVNIEPTSKLQSLKNLQVALENKKKGFGAELVAFPQHGVFYTDSVPYLKEAAKMDVDFIGGVDPYTVDGAIEKTMDFTVQLAVDNNKGIDIHLHETGESGLKTVEYLIKKVNENPVLKNKTFLSHCFVLGKLDPPKQEEIAEQLGAAGIGIASTIPFGKLIMPIPTLYKYNVNVLTGNDCIIDHWNTWGSGSVLQKTNVMAQLYGYATEFLLSRSLKLATGNILPLDDKGVQQWPKAGDVANLAFLDASCSAEAVSRISPVKSLIHEGNIVY encoded by the coding sequence ATGAAGAAATCAGAGATATCACGTAAGGATTTTTTGAAGAATACTGGACTCACAGTTTTGGGCATGGCTATCATCCCAGGATTGTTAAGCGCTAAAGGTATTTTATCACAAGGAAGTAATGAAAGTGCTTCAAATTTCGCAAAAGGCACATTTACATTAAAGAATGTTCTTTTGGAAACGGGATTTGAGTATGACGGTGATGAGGTTATCCATACCAAAACGGGATTATTTTGCGTAACGATCAGCGACGGCAAGATTAAGAGCGTAACGGCCAATAAACCTAATGATTCTAAAGCGATTGATGCTAAGAGTTTGTTAATGTTACCCGCTTTTAGAGATATGCACATTCATTTGGACAAGACCTATTATGGTGGTCCATGGCAAGCAATACGCAGAAGATCGGGTGGTGTAAAAGGTATGATTGAACTAGAAAAGCAAATCATTCCCGGATTGTTGAAAAATTCTGTTGACCATGCAGAGAAGCTTATCGAACTGCTACAATCAAGAGGTACTTCCTATGCAAGAAGTCATGTGAATATCGAACCCACATCAAAATTGCAATCACTTAAAAACTTGCAGGTAGCATTAGAAAATAAAAAGAAAGGTTTTGGTGCCGAACTCGTAGCCTTTCCCCAACATGGTGTGTTTTATACCGATTCAGTTCCGTACCTGAAAGAAGCGGCAAAGATGGATGTTGATTTTATCGGAGGCGTTGATCCTTATACCGTTGATGGCGCCATTGAAAAGACAATGGATTTTACGGTTCAACTGGCAGTCGATAACAACAAAGGTATCGATATACATTTGCACGAAACAGGCGAGAGCGGACTAAAAACCGTAGAATATCTAATCAAAAAGGTAAATGAAAATCCCGTTTTGAAAAATAAAACTTTTCTAAGTCATTGTTTTGTTTTGGGAAAATTAGATCCTCCAAAACAGGAAGAAATCGCAGAGCAGTTGGGTGCAGCAGGTATTGGAATTGCCTCTACAATTCCTTTTGGCAAATTGATTATGCCGATTCCAACTTTATATAAATACAATGTAAACGTTCTTACCGGTAATGATTGCATCATAGATCATTGGAATACATGGGGAAGCGGAAGTGTACTTCAGAAAACGAATGTGATGGCTCAGTTATATGGCTATGCAACGGAGTTTTTGTTGTCCAGAAGTTTAAAATTGGCAACCGGAAATATTTTGCCATTGGATGATAAAGGTGTACAGCAGTGGCCCAAAGCTGGTGATGTTGCAAATCTGGCATTCCTTGATGCAAGCTGCTCGGCAGAGGCAGTTTCTCGCATTTCTCCAGTAAAATCTCTTATTCACGAAGGTAATATTGTGTATTAA
- a CDS encoding glucoamylase family protein, with protein sequence MLRYLLFIIGLTFYSTTSLYAQTYPEVVFENSLLPGNYAKSKVEYMGNSWVQNVKKNLPVTDSLFFTPGNSLSLRYFSSKDGTWKVTLLNDHHKIDYQTVNSDVLTIKIYVQSTYTTLKTLPNIQLSQGSSQTSMLDLAPFIDDFDYDTWLNVEIPLSKFANLKMGESISEIIFHQNASDEQTHQIFIDQIEFLPKNPSRVKLSSAAILSKIASIDKQVELQWQLPLTPSIRYIKIYRSTDNIDFKPIGIRPVFMQKCYDLVDEFNKTYYYKIAWVDYDYLESPFSAVREIKTKRASDEELTDLVKNANVNYFIENYDINSGLFLPNKANKRAIVSIEESGYAILSLLIGVENELISRQAALTRLNRMVKFLSKAQHHDGVFSSFYDGRDGVPFYRNNVPMYDVKATATLVEAMLVAREYFSKEESDEKELREQITALWKRIDWSEYSSKTNPDALIDSWSAVDSTDQSKILSGLNESLPIYLLAMSSPTFPLKETSYMNGYARKSAVLDTVAKPLLSLDKGKIMDSALKSSNLTKTDLNPSVDSLIFKNQILFGKKIEIGDLNTSMIEFYRPFLTFDPHGKYDGHIDYGELVSNYILAYKRRDNELNLGSSFTDVWGVQNPTDSLEHYLINPAISISSIAFEKEIGQKSLRKFYDQYANVLFTQYGFRSWIDLKNNDVSDGFMAKNQATMAIMMENAKSGLIWKLYNKIPEINATLKKIYKEK encoded by the coding sequence ATGCTGAGATATTTACTATTCATTATAGGGTTAACCTTTTATTCTACAACAAGCTTATATGCACAAACTTACCCTGAGGTTGTGTTCGAAAATAGCCTATTACCAGGTAATTATGCCAAGAGTAAAGTAGAGTATATGGGTAATAGCTGGGTTCAGAATGTCAAGAAAAATTTACCAGTTACAGATTCTTTGTTTTTTACTCCTGGAAATTCACTTTCTCTACGCTATTTTTCTTCAAAAGATGGAACTTGGAAAGTTACTTTGTTAAATGATCATCATAAAATTGATTATCAGACGGTAAACAGTGATGTATTGACCATAAAAATTTATGTGCAATCGACCTATACAACATTAAAAACGCTGCCTAATATTCAACTGAGTCAAGGTTCATCTCAAACAAGTATGTTGGATTTGGCACCGTTTATTGATGATTTTGATTATGATACATGGCTAAATGTTGAGATTCCACTTTCTAAATTTGCTAATTTAAAAATGGGAGAGTCCATCTCTGAAATTATATTTCATCAAAATGCTTCAGATGAGCAGACCCATCAAATATTTATTGATCAAATAGAATTTTTACCTAAAAACCCATCTCGCGTAAAATTATCGTCTGCAGCTATTTTATCTAAAATAGCAAGCATCGATAAACAAGTAGAATTACAATGGCAATTGCCACTGACACCTAGTATTCGTTATATTAAGATTTATAGATCGACTGATAATATAGATTTTAAACCCATAGGTATTCGTCCTGTATTTATGCAAAAATGTTATGATCTGGTTGATGAGTTTAATAAAACCTATTATTACAAAATTGCCTGGGTTGATTATGATTATTTGGAGTCACCTTTTTCTGCAGTAAGAGAAATCAAAACGAAGAGAGCGAGTGATGAAGAGTTAACGGATTTGGTCAAAAATGCTAATGTTAATTACTTTATTGAGAACTATGACATCAATAGTGGACTTTTTTTACCAAATAAAGCCAACAAAAGAGCTATTGTTTCGATTGAAGAATCAGGTTATGCAATTCTTTCTTTATTAATAGGCGTTGAAAATGAACTTATTTCAAGACAGGCAGCTCTGACACGATTAAACAGAATGGTCAAGTTCTTGAGTAAGGCACAACATCATGATGGTGTCTTTTCATCGTTTTATGATGGTCGAGATGGCGTTCCATTTTATAGAAATAATGTACCCATGTATGATGTCAAAGCAACAGCAACATTAGTAGAAGCGATGTTAGTAGCACGTGAATATTTCTCTAAAGAAGAGTCTGATGAAAAAGAGTTAAGAGAACAAATTACAGCATTGTGGAAGCGTATCGATTGGTCAGAATATAGTTCTAAAACAAATCCTGATGCTTTAATTGATAGCTGGTCTGCTGTTGATAGTACAGATCAGTCTAAAATTCTAAGTGGATTAAATGAGAGTCTTCCGATCTATTTATTAGCAATGTCTTCTCCGACTTTCCCATTAAAAGAGACAAGTTATATGAATGGATATGCAAGGAAAAGTGCTGTACTAGATACCGTTGCCAAACCTTTATTATCTTTAGATAAAGGAAAGATAATGGATTCTGCTTTGAAGTCATCGAATTTGACTAAGACAGATTTAAATCCTTCTGTAGATAGTTTAATTTTTAAAAATCAAATTCTTTTTGGAAAAAAGATTGAAATTGGAGACTTGAATACATCGATGATTGAATTTTATAGACCATTCCTTACTTTCGACCCACATGGAAAGTATGACGGACATATTGATTATGGTGAATTGGTGAGTAACTATATTTTAGCTTATAAAAGAAGAGATAATGAACTCAATTTGGGTTCCAGCTTTACAGACGTTTGGGGTGTACAAAATCCTACAGATAGCTTAGAGCACTATCTCATAAATCCAGCAATTTCTATTTCTTCGATAGCCTTCGAAAAAGAGATAGGGCAGAAGTCGTTGCGTAAGTTTTATGATCAGTATGCAAATGTACTGTTTACCCAATATGGTTTTAGATCTTGGATTGATTTGAAAAATAATGATGTATCAGATGGATTTATGGCTAAAAATCAAGCTACAATGGCCATCATGATGGAAAATGCGAAATCAGGTCTGATTTGGAAGTTGTATAATAAAATACCTGAGATAAATGCAACACTAAAGAAAATCTATAAGGAAAAGTAA
- a CDS encoding AraC family transcriptional regulator gives MSANTEKIYVPVVGIQEFRKGQTAGRKELLYNELHGERHIDKPHKHDFFIIVLFDNAKGVHNIDFQDYTIGNKQVHVLFPDQVHKWDIETDTTGYQLMIDKVFFERFAPYFRFSFTNYINHPVIPLTGNDFNLLKYEFDAVKDELEAEHSLQDIISARAAVIAAIVSKAAEDIFTDAKVFQSNPRLAKFNMLIDRFFKEEKLVTFYASKLNISANYLNILCRKNLNVSATQLIQQRVLLEAKRMLQSTDLSIKEIAFELGFVDHAYFSNFFKSQTKITPTEFRDQSI, from the coding sequence ATGAGCGCAAATACTGAGAAAATATATGTACCAGTTGTTGGTATTCAGGAGTTCCGAAAAGGGCAAACAGCCGGAAGAAAAGAGTTGCTTTATAATGAACTTCATGGGGAAAGACACATTGATAAACCACACAAACATGACTTTTTCATTATTGTATTATTTGACAATGCCAAAGGTGTACACAATATAGACTTTCAGGATTATACCATAGGAAACAAACAGGTACATGTATTGTTTCCCGATCAAGTGCATAAATGGGATATAGAGACTGATACAACTGGATATCAGTTGATGATTGATAAAGTTTTCTTTGAACGTTTTGCTCCTTATTTTCGTTTCTCGTTTACGAATTATATAAACCATCCGGTAATTCCGCTAACTGGTAATGATTTCAATTTGCTCAAATACGAATTTGATGCAGTCAAAGACGAGTTGGAAGCTGAACATTCACTTCAGGACATTATCAGTGCACGGGCTGCGGTCATCGCAGCAATCGTAAGCAAGGCAGCCGAGGATATCTTCACTGATGCTAAAGTGTTCCAATCTAACCCAAGGCTTGCAAAATTCAATATGTTGATAGACCGATTTTTTAAAGAAGAAAAGCTTGTTACCTTCTATGCCTCCAAGCTCAACATATCTGCCAATTATCTTAATATCCTCTGCAGAAAAAATCTGAATGTATCCGCCACACAGCTGATCCAGCAGCGTGTATTGCTGGAAGCCAAGCGCATGCTCCAATCAACGGATCTCTCGATTAAAGAAATTGCATTTGAACTCGGCTTTGTGGATCACGCTTATTTTTCTAACTTTTTTAAAAGTCAGACAAAGATCACTCCCACAGAATTTAGGGATCAATCCATTTAG
- a CDS encoding ankyrin repeat domain-containing protein has protein sequence MKILLFLLSIGVFTTCGAKDLPAAKEKVMQQQNIIKLVNSNDIEGVKKALRNGADVNTQDKNNRNLLLLATINKQDTMAKLLVEKGADVNMQTNNQDSPFLYAGASGQTELVRLFLAHGARFDLFNRYNGSALIPACERGHVETVRLLVNTKGYPIDHVNRLGWTALMEAIVLGNGTKKYQGIVQILKDGGANLQIPDHDGITPIQHAKNRGFNEIVKILSK, from the coding sequence ATGAAAATATTATTGTTTTTATTATCAATAGGTGTATTTACCACTTGTGGGGCAAAGGACCTTCCGGCAGCAAAAGAAAAAGTTATGCAACAGCAAAATATCATCAAACTGGTTAACAGCAACGATATTGAGGGAGTAAAAAAAGCACTCAGAAACGGTGCAGATGTCAATACGCAGGATAAGAATAATCGAAATCTGCTCTTGTTGGCAACCATTAATAAGCAAGATACAATGGCAAAACTTCTTGTAGAAAAAGGGGCTGATGTGAACATGCAGACCAATAACCAGGATAGCCCATTTCTGTATGCCGGGGCGAGCGGACAAACCGAACTGGTCAGACTATTCCTGGCGCATGGTGCTCGTTTTGATCTGTTTAATCGCTACAATGGTAGCGCATTGATTCCGGCTTGCGAACGAGGACACGTAGAAACCGTAAGGCTTTTAGTCAATACAAAAGGCTATCCGATAGACCATGTAAACCGCTTGGGATGGACGGCTTTGATGGAGGCAATTGTATTGGGTAACGGTACCAAAAAATACCAGGGAATCGTGCAGATACTTAAGGATGGAGGGGCAAACCTTCAGATTCCGGATCACGATGGCATTACACCAATACAACATGCAAAAAATCGTGGCTTTAATGAAATCGTAAAAATCTTATCTAAGTAA